In a single window of the Roseiconus lacunae genome:
- a CDS encoding ABC transporter ATP-binding protein has translation MSDSIVLRACGLKKSYHKDRIAVPVLRGVDLEVEQGLVTALVGRSGSGKSTLMHLLATLDRPDEGEVWFQGSRVDNASRAKRDQFRNHDIGVIFQFYHLLPELSAIENVLAPAMIGQSFFRYLKNRSENRKRAEAMLDRVGLLHRATHRPNEMSGGEMQRVAIARALMTDPKLLLADEPTGNLDTETGHDILMLLDELNRTDDLTILMITHDDEIAAGADVCWRMKDGLIEDNRAPQAAAA, from the coding sequence ATGTCCGATTCCATTGTCCTCCGTGCTTGTGGTTTGAAAAAAAGCTACCACAAGGATCGGATCGCAGTTCCCGTTCTTCGTGGCGTTGACTTGGAAGTTGAGCAGGGCTTGGTCACCGCTCTGGTAGGCCGCAGCGGTAGCGGGAAAAGCACACTGATGCACTTGCTTGCGACACTGGACCGCCCCGATGAAGGCGAAGTCTGGTTTCAAGGCAGCCGAGTCGACAATGCCTCGCGGGCCAAACGCGACCAATTCAGAAACCATGACATCGGCGTGATCTTTCAGTTCTATCACTTGCTACCCGAACTCTCTGCGATCGAAAACGTTTTGGCACCGGCGATGATCGGCCAGAGTTTCTTTCGCTACTTGAAAAATCGAAGCGAAAACCGGAAACGAGCCGAAGCGATGTTGGATCGAGTCGGTCTATTGCACCGGGCAACCCACCGGCCCAACGAAATGAGCGGTGGAGAGATGCAACGGGTCGCGATCGCTCGCGCATTGATGACCGATCCGAAACTGCTGCTCGCCGATGAACCGACAGGCAACCTGGATACCGAAACCGGTCATGACATCCTGATGCTACTCGATGAACTGAACCGTACCGATGACCTCACGATTTTGATGATCACCCACGACGACGAAATCGCGGCCGGCGCCGATGTCTGCTGGCGGATGAAAGACGGCTTGATCGAAGACAACCGCGCACCGCAGGCGGCCGCGGCGTAA
- a CDS encoding sulfatase-like hydrolase/transferase: MNRTPLWRSFLVAATLLTLLPTLTSRLNAQTEDADSGTDSTPRRPNIVWIMSEDNSIHYLRHFDPAGAPAPNIEAMAAHGITFDRAFSNAPVCSVARTTLITACYGPRIATQFHRRDTAATMPPGVQMFPAYLREAGYHTSNNSKEDYNAVKSSDVWDESNRKAHWRNRNDKSAPFFHVRTFTDSHESQLHFPASDVTDSPTKTDPESVKLQPYFPDTPLFRYTRARYHDRMMIIDQKVASVIEELKADGELENTFVFYFGDHGGVLPRSKGYAYESGLHVPLVVRVPERFKALAGRTLGSRTKGFVEFVDFGPTVLSLAGLEQPEGVDGKPFLGMDADPEKVDKRDEAFGYADRFDEKYDLIRTLRIGDWKYVRNFEPFYPDGLQNNYRYKCAAYQQWRKLYQAGELSGPAAQFFAPKSAEALYDLSSDPHEVNNLADDPGQQSRLQTMRRQLDDRLKSMPDLSFVTEAVMVDEATPNPIAFAQSHSGQIVKYIDTVNLSLLPFAEAMPQLQRALDPEQESDAWVRYWALIACSTFGDEAQTLVPLIEKRLTDVEPLVVARAAEYLEMNTDIETEPFMRRSMERATNEPEALRILNTIVFLTDFHDYKMDTSKLQLIVPVNKKGQLIRRLDYLNDRL, encoded by the coding sequence ATGAACCGCACCCCCCTCTGGCGATCATTCCTGGTCGCCGCCACGTTACTAACACTGCTTCCTACGCTTACGTCTCGGCTGAATGCCCAGACCGAAGACGCTGATTCCGGCACAGATTCCACCCCGCGGCGGCCCAACATTGTTTGGATCATGTCCGAGGACAATTCGATCCATTACTTGCGTCATTTCGATCCCGCCGGGGCGCCGGCACCGAACATCGAAGCGATGGCAGCCCATGGGATCACGTTCGACCGCGCGTTTTCCAACGCACCGGTTTGCTCGGTCGCTCGTACGACGTTAATCACCGCTTGCTACGGCCCGCGAATCGCGACGCAATTTCATCGCCGGGACACCGCAGCCACGATGCCGCCGGGCGTACAAATGTTTCCGGCCTACCTGCGTGAAGCCGGTTACCACACCAGCAACAACAGCAAAGAAGATTACAACGCGGTGAAAAGTTCGGACGTTTGGGACGAATCGAACCGCAAAGCCCATTGGCGAAACCGCAACGACAAGTCGGCACCGTTCTTTCATGTCCGAACCTTTACGGATTCACACGAAAGCCAACTGCACTTTCCCGCCTCGGACGTCACCGATAGTCCGACCAAAACTGACCCAGAGTCCGTCAAACTTCAGCCGTATTTCCCCGACACCCCGCTGTTTCGCTACACCCGTGCTCGCTATCACGACCGAATGATGATCATCGATCAGAAGGTCGCCAGCGTGATCGAGGAATTGAAAGCCGACGGCGAACTTGAGAACACGTTCGTGTTCTATTTCGGTGACCACGGGGGCGTGTTGCCTCGTTCGAAAGGCTACGCTTACGAATCGGGCCTACACGTTCCGTTGGTCGTCCGCGTTCCCGAACGATTCAAAGCTCTGGCCGGCCGCACGCTCGGCAGCCGCACCAAAGGTTTCGTCGAGTTCGTCGATTTCGGTCCCACCGTGCTAAGTCTTGCCGGACTTGAGCAACCCGAAGGTGTCGACGGAAAACCATTCTTGGGAATGGATGCCGATCCGGAAAAGGTCGACAAGCGTGACGAGGCATTTGGGTATGCCGATCGGTTTGACGAAAAGTATGACTTGATTCGCACGCTGCGAATCGGCGACTGGAAATATGTTCGCAACTTCGAACCGTTTTATCCGGACGGGCTGCAGAACAACTATCGCTACAAGTGTGCCGCCTACCAACAATGGCGAAAGCTATATCAGGCGGGCGAGTTGTCCGGACCGGCCGCGCAGTTCTTCGCACCAAAATCGGCCGAAGCGCTGTATGACCTCAGTAGTGATCCGCATGAGGTAAACAATCTGGCCGACGATCCCGGTCAGCAATCGCGTTTACAAACGATGCGCCGCCAACTTGACGATCGATTAAAGTCAATGCCCGACCTAAGCTTTGTAACCGAAGCGGTGATGGTGGATGAGGCGACACCGAATCCGATCGCATTCGCCCAATCACATTCTGGTCAGATCGTCAAATATATCGACACGGTGAACTTGTCGTTGCTGCCGTTTGCCGAAGCGATGCCGCAACTGCAACGCGCTCTGGACCCCGAACAGGAGTCCGACGCGTGGGTACGCTATTGGGCATTGATTGCTTGCAGCACGTTTGGCGACGAAGCACAGACACTGGTGCCGCTGATCGAAAAACGATTGACCGACGTCGAACCACTGGTCGTCGCTCGCGCCGCCGAATACCTCGAAATGAACACCGACATCGAGACCGAACCGTTCATGCGACGATCGATGGAACGTGCGACCAATGAACCCGAAGCCCTACGGATCCTCAACACGATCGTCTTCCTGACGGATTTCCATGACTACAAGATGGATACCAGCAAGTTGCAACTGATCGTGCCGGTGAACAAGAAAGGCCAGCTGATTCGCCGATTGGATTATCTCAACGATCGACTGTAA